AGGATACCACAGCCCGCAACCAGCGCCTAGATGTCGCGTCCATGGTGGGAAAGACGATGATTGTGCCTGGAGGCTCGGGAATGGGAAAGCGCGGTCGCGGCGCTGGATTTTACTGCAAGGACTGCGATCTCACCTACAAGGACAATCTGCAGCTTGTGGAGCACTTGAACAGCAAACAACATTTGATTGCGACAGGGCAAAGTGGCGAGGTGAAGAGGGCGAATGTTGAGGACGTGCGCTTGCGGTTGAGGATGCTTTCACATCGGAAGCGTCAGCGGGACGAGGAAGAGCGCAAGGCTTGGCAACTCGATCTGGGAGTGCGGCTTAAGGAGCGGGAGGAGATCGATGCCAAGGAGAGGGAGGAGAAGAGGCGGAAGCGCAATGAGAAGCGGAAGAGAGACAAGGTTAAGAAGGAAGATGATAGCTGGGAGGGCCGTTTGGGAATCATTTCTTGAGTGTTGTTCTAGGGTGTGCGTTCTGTTCTTGATACCCATGGTGTTTTAGCATATTTTCCActctgatttttttttactgcTTATGTTCTTCGTGTGCAATAATGGCACTTCCCAAAAATTTAAACTGTGAGCTAAAAATGTAACAAGGGGTTTCCAACACCTAGCATAACGCCTAACATGCAAATCATATCATCCATCCGAAAACATAGTTGAACTGTTGATTCAGTCGATGCACTCGATAGCTGCGAGTCGCTGCATTGCTCGGCCACCTTCCTTTTCAAATCGGCCCACAAGTCGCTCGCATTCTCTCTTCAGTCGT
The nucleotide sequence above comes from Penicillium digitatum chromosome 1, complete sequence. Encoded proteins:
- a CDS encoding Zinc finger, U1-type — translated: MSGPNAYGTPVSDTAFRKTWDREEYAKKAAETEAKRKAEGKARYEAKLLGKKYHAPVDYSMLEDTTARNQRLDVASMVGKTMIVPGGSGMGKRGRGAGFYCKDCDLTYKDNLQLVEHLNSKQHLIATGQSGEVKRANVEDVRLRLRMLSHRKRQRDEEERKAWQLDLGVRLKEREEIDAKEREEKRRKRNEKRKRDKVKKEDDSWEGRLGIIS